From Scleropages formosus chromosome 1, fSclFor1.1, whole genome shotgun sequence, a single genomic window includes:
- the hspe1 gene encoding 10 kDa heat shock protein, mitochondrial, protein MAFRRFLPMFDRVLVERLAAETVTKGGIMLPEKSQAKVLQATVVAIGPGAADKSGRLQPVSVKVGEKVLLPEYGGTKVTLDDKEYFLFRDGDILGKYVD, encoded by the exons ATG GCATTCAGGAGATTTCTCCCAATGTTTGACCGTGTTTTGGTGGAGCGTCTAGCTGCAGAGACAGTGACAAAGGGCGGAATCATGCTGCCAGAAAAGTCCCAGGCTAAAGTGCTGCAGGCCACCGTGGTGGCAATTGGGCCTGGGGCTGCCGATAAG AGCGGTCGGCTGCAGCCAGTTAGCGTAAAAGTTGGGGAGAAGGTCCTACTGCCTGAGTATGGGGGAACAAAAGTGACTCTAGATGATAAG GAATACTTCCTCTTCCGTGATGGGGATATCCTTGGCAAATATGTTGACTGA